The Gossypium raimondii isolate GPD5lz chromosome 2, ASM2569854v1, whole genome shotgun sequence genome segment GATACCTCGGCAAGTTTTTCCAATTCCATCTCTCCACTCAAAACCTGGAAAATGGTATAGTCGTAGATGCTTATATGAGAATATAGACTATTCTGATACGACATTTAAGCAAAAGATACCTGTATTATGAACATATATGGTCTAAAGATGAGGAGAATTACGAAAGGGAAAGGCTTCCTCACCTGACCATTAATAACCCAAGTTGGGAATCCTTCTAAATTTGCATCTGCACATGCCTTGATCATTTTTGTTCCCGTCTTATATCCATCAGGAAAGCATTCAATGTAGTCCAACAACTTTGCTGCCTCACGTCCAAACATCTGTTTGCATTGGTAAGAGAAATCAATGCCGATGAACGTCATACTTACAAAAGAATCAAAGGCACAAGTATTCCCATAAAATAAGTAAAGGGAAACAGATGATCAGTGCAAAAAGTAggtgattatatatatatatttagcacGGCTATTCTTAGAGAAAGAAAGCATTAGACTCATCTTCCTAATCAAATCTAATATGAGAAGCCAAGTATCATGGCGAAACCAATATTAGGCGGTACCTAGCAATTCTTATAAGTTCTAGATGCTCGAAAGAGTAATGTTATTCCTATGGGGATTGCTGAACATATCCAGCTCTTGACTGACATACCAAATAATTTGGTGTTAGTATGAAAATGGACAAGGATTCCAAAGATACTCATTGACTTCACATTACTTAATTCATTTAAAGAGACCACTTTCTTTTGGAAGTCAAAACACATCATCACTGAAACCAAGCATTTGTTACAACTGCAACACCTATGGTCCCTTTTCTCTTTTGACCAAATCCTTAGTGAATTCTTAGAAATTAGAAATGACAATAATAATCAATGAGTGTATCTTAAAGTGCATTGTTAGAACTTTTATTTTGGAAGTCACAACACAACAACATCACTGAAACCTGGCATTTGTTACAAATGCAAATCCACTGGTCccttatcattttttttttggccaAATCCTTAGTGAATTCTTAGAGCTTTGACGAGAAAATAATAATCGGTGAACGTATCTCAAAGTGCATTATTTCTTGACAATTAGCAAAACCCTGTATTCATCAGAGAATTCGAAGGGTACCTTACAGTTAAGTTAGAACCGCTAAGAGAGAACTAAAAGCAAAAAAGGCACCTCTTTTTGTTCTAGACAGTGAGAACACCAAAAAGCCCCATACATCTTAGCTCCTATAGAATGTAGATGCCTTGCAAGAGAAAGCGCAAAAGGACTTGATTCCTTTGTTATCTCAGTTGTAAAATATGGAAGATCAATATTAGCTTGGCTGTGAAGGCAAAGATAAAATGGAGAAATAAGTATAGCAGCCATATCTATAGAGAGAGAATTGAAGATAAAAGACAGCTGAAAAAAAGATACTCATCCAAATAACAAAAGAGATGCTATAAGCAATGTATATCCACTCACCTTGAAGGAGCAGATGGTAAATTGCTGTATGATGTACTTAATGTGGCAAATACCAAGCTTGCTATGCATACTTGTAAACCCACCACTTTCTGTACCTCCTGTAACCCAACATCCTACAATAGAATGGAAAATCCGAGTATACCGGGTCATAAGCATAAATCCGGAAAAAGCTATATCATCTAACAAATTGATACTGACCTTTAGGctaatgaaaaataaactaaacgaTAATAAAGCCGACACTAGACAGTAGGAGCAAGAAGTTCCAGCAAATTTTGTACTCAGTATGTACAAAAAGTATGCACTGGCAGTAGCCATGGAGGTAGTGCTCCCAAGCAATAGCAAGCGACCCGTCGTTTCGTTGATCCCAAAAGGTAAGTTCTTGGCGCTCAACTGCAAGCTGAGTGTCGTAACAAATCCATAAGCAATCAGTCCAAGTAATGGAAGAGAAACACCTGATAAATGCATAAgcacaaataattattattacgaTTATTATCCACTTTCAAACATGCTACCTCAGAAAACATTTTTggggtctgcacaatcaaactgAAAATTTATGCCTAGGCTAAGATTATGACATTAAAGCATGTAGTAACACAATTGAAAATTACGAATACAGGTTCGTTACCACATTCAAGCCAACAActttaaatatagaaaaaaaaataaatcttcaaaaaaagaagaaattaaataccaaaaatgAAAGCGTAATCACTGTTGAGGACATCACCACAACTACCACCACCAAGAGGGCAAAAGGCATCGGAACCAGAGAGCTTGAGGTAAGTCAAGTAAGCAGTTTCAATAATCCCAACGGCACCAATCCCAGCACGCCAATTATACGTGGAATTGCTCGAAGCCAATGAactagaaaaagaagaagaagatggaacTGACGTCGTTTCAGCTTCTGACTCAGTATCTTGACTCGGCCCTGAAGATGAACACTTAATAGGAAGCACAAGCAATCTCCGAACCGGCGCTTGCTTcttcaaaaacacaaaaaaaaacccagaattAGTAATGATTAGAATCAAACAAGGAAAGAGACAAAGAGAGCAATGGGGGAAAAGAAATGTACTTTTAAATGAAAGGAAGATGAAATGAAGGCAGGAGAAAAGATAGGGAGAGAGCAGCGATACAAGAATTGACTTTGAGAAGCTGATAAACCAATGAAACTGGCCATTTGCTTTAATACCCAGATTGCACAAAGAAGTAACAAGCTCAATTCAAGAGTCCATttcttaaaagaataaaaaatctgAAAGTCAAGTTCGGAGATATCAGCCACACTCGTGTAAGTCGTGATGCTATCGCTAGTTGTCGAAAGCTCAAGAAGGTTGAAGAGGAATGGGGACAATTTTACCTTCAAAAAGCCCATATTGGTTCTTTGGGCTCACTATTATGAGATGAGTGAACGAATTTGCCCAAAAAAGGATACCCTGGCCGTAATAAATGACAAACGTCAAGCTAGATTGGGGCTTAGCCACTTCATCCACATAGGAGtctaaaacaatttattaaagtCGAATGGATGTTGAAttagctaaatttgaattttacaattgtttagttattttggtttaagattattttatatttgaattgttttagATTTAGATCATTTGGAATTGAAGCTCAAATTAGATCATTACAGTTAAgaacttttttatattatggtCGATTCAAGTTATTTCGATCTCAAGCCAATTTGAGTTTGATCAAATTAACTTTAATCAAGTCTGGGTCTGATTGATTGAATCTGAAAGATTCGAGTCCTTGTGTCATAAAATTCCATACATTAAAGCATTGACTTCTACCTTTCTTCTTAGCTTGTTTTGGTCCTCTGCAATTAATTTATCTTTCTCAAGTAATTACCTTAATTTCTTCTTCAGCTAATTTATCTCTAAAGTAGCCCTCTTTCAAGCAAAACCGGGACATCAACCCGGTGTCGCAAAGGTAGTAGCTAGCTTTATTTCTAGTCTAAGGTTGCTTACTGTTCGTAGGCACTTGTATAATGTCGGTGACAGAGCATTGATTGAATGGAGCTTTGGCAATTTAGAGTTGCACTTAgctatttttaattctaaaaaatttgtttatccTTTCAGGACTGACAAAGAACTATTATTATCTGCTCTGCAAATGAACTGAAACCTTTTCTTATAAAACACCCCCCCTCCTTCCCTTTTTTCTATGGTCCCTTTGAAGTTTGAGAATTGCCTGTCGATGCAAAGTTGGCTACTTGGGAAAAGGTCTCTAATGCCAGCCACCGATCTTTTAGCTATTGTAAGCACATAATTTATCATCCTTCAACCAATCATCGGATGATTGTTATCATCATAATATCCACTAATCAGTGCATTGAAGCTAGCTAAACATTTAAATTCCGTCTTGGTCCTGAAAACTCGATCTAGTCAATCTAAATTTGATCCAATCTAATTTGATCATAAAAAGTAAACTAATTAAACCCGTCAACTCAAGCCTAAATTGGCCCAAATGCAACTAAACCGAACATGAAATGGCTAAACAAGTCACCCGAAGTGACTTGAACTTGAAGTAATTGGAACTTAAAATGACCCAAAACTACAATGATGAAATCCTAAAAAGAGAATCATCAAACCCAAAATACCTGAACCTAAAACAACCCAACATGAATTACTCaaaaattaatccaacacaaatCCAAAACCCCTGAAGCTAGCTAAAGCCTAAAGGTTGGTTGGGATTGTGCTAGCCGGTGGTAGAATGCTTCAAAACTGCACACAGTGGTGGGGATGGATAAATAATATATCCATCGTGCCACGTTCTCAGTCTGACAAGCATTATTTGACAAGAAAGATCAAAACTATACTATACTCTCACAAAATATGGTGCGCACGGCACAACTCCTTCCTTTAAAAGCGACCCCTTCTTGGTCCTGCGAAGGTGAAGACATCATATCAGATCggaaaacagagaaaaaaaaaaaaaccaacagaCATTGCAAAGATGGGCACTGCTAGAAACTGGTTCAACACAGTTAGAAAGAAGTTCATCAAATCATCCCACCAAAGAGATATCGTCATTCCTCATAGCGAAAATCTCAGCCAGCAGTCAATGATCAAAGAAGTTAGAGACTTCCCCAATATTTCACCTTCATCGAGATCATCATTTCAGACAAAAAATTTAACCAGAGAGGATATTGCAGCAATTAAGATCCAATCAGTTTTCAGGGGTCATCTTGTAACTACAATAacttatatttctttttcaaacacTTTAGATGTAAACTAACCATTTCGTGTTCTCGAATGATGAACAGGCAAGACGAGCATATAGAGCATTGAGAAGCCTGGTTAAGCTGCAAGCAGTGGCCCGAGGGGCGTATGTAAGGAAACAAGTACAAATAGCAATGAATTGCATGCATGCACTTGTCAGGTTACAGGTCAAGGTTCGCGCCCGCCAACTCCTGGGCAGGTACAGTGAGTGACCGCAGATGCACCTAGCCAGTGTAACCTTCATTTTCCACCGACAATGAACACTGTTTGCTATAGTTTTAGGTCATAACCTTTTCTTTCGCAAAGTTTCCAATACAACAACGATACGTGTACTCTTTTCACAAGATTGTAAGCAACAAGAAAAATTTCGAGTCATGATCCAGGAATGTGATCATGATGAACAGAACTTTTTAGAGGATCCATGTTACAGATTGCAAAAACAGAACAAATAAAAAgtcaaagtattagggttttcaCATAACAGCttacagaaaa includes the following:
- the LOC105787423 gene encoding thiol-disulfide oxidoreductase LTO1: MGFLKVKLSPFLFNLLELSTTSDSITTYTSVADISELDFQIFYSFKKWTLELSLLLLCAIWVLKQMASFIGLSASQSQFLYRCSLPIFSPAFISSSFHLKKQAPVRRLLVLPIKCSSSGPSQDTESEAETTSVPSSSSFSSSLASSNSTYNWRAGIGAVGIIETAYLTYLKLSGSDAFCPLGGGSCGDVLNSDYAFIFGVSLPLLGLIAYGFVTTLSLQLSAKNLPFGINETTGRLLLLGSTTSMATASAYFLYILSTKFAGTSCSYCLVSALLSFSLFFISLKDVGLQEVQKVVGLQVCIASLVFATLSTSYSNLPSAPSSQANIDLPYFTTEITKESSPFALSLARHLHSIGAKMYGAFWCSHCLEQKEMFGREAAKLLDYIECFPDGYKTGTKMIKACADANLEGFPTWVINGQVLSGEMELEKLAEVSGFQFNE
- the LOC105787425 gene encoding protein IQ-DOMAIN 20, whose protein sequence is MGTARNWFNTVRKKFIKSSHQRDIVIPHSENLSQQSMIKEVRDFPNISPSSRSSFQTKNLTREDIAAIKIQSVFRGHLARRAYRALRSLVKLQAVARGAYVRKQVQIAMNCMHALVRLQVKVRARQLLGRYSE